Proteins from a single region of Streptomyces sp. Tu 3180:
- a CDS encoding SpoIIE family protein phosphatase, with protein sequence MTGTDGPAVGAEALDAAFTEAVRHTGASIGALYLLAPDEPLLYLDVLYGASAGLAAPWTRVSLAAPAPVADAVREDRLVWVGSQEEMAHSYPRTAMVLPYPLALAAAPVTGVRRWGSLLLMWPATRPPHMTRRERGHIVSRCRNLARLLEEAAGQGAPSGRTGRPRILGVDAGRWTTGPAMAVADFVERLPGGSCALDLEGRFVYVSSGACDLLGRDAGQLLGTLPWQSLRWLDDPTVEDRYRAAVIGREPVAFTACRPPDRYLDFHLYPDASGISVRIIPAGGRPPPAPAPHLRTGASPARAGQIYQLTHLAAALTEVVGVQDVIDLVADQIMPAFGAQGLVLSSAEGGRLRITGYRGYAPHAIERLDGLSLETGLTPAGEAIVSGSPRFFSDPEEMRRAYPEAQLISGKQAWAFLPLVVSGRPVGCCVLSYDAPRAFHAEERAVLTSLAGLVAQALDRARLYDTKHELAHSLQQALLPRTLPAVAGLRVAARYLPATRGMDIGGDFYDVIRLGDSAAAAVIGDVQGHNAAAAALMGQVRTAVHAHATSGTPPEQVLSGTNRLVTDLGPDLFTSCLYAHLDFARRRAVLATAGHPPPLLRRPDGDTRPVAVRPGPPLGIDPDADFPVTAIPLTPGLTFAFYTDGLVETPGADIDDSIARLARRLAHADDRDLDLLMDELLTQAGTAGQRADDIALLVLHLETAPGRRD encoded by the coding sequence GTGACCGGCACGGACGGGCCGGCCGTCGGCGCCGAAGCACTGGACGCCGCCTTCACGGAGGCGGTGCGCCACACCGGTGCGTCCATCGGCGCCCTCTACCTGCTCGCGCCGGACGAGCCGCTGCTGTACCTGGACGTGCTGTACGGGGCGTCGGCCGGTCTCGCCGCCCCGTGGACGAGGGTCTCGCTGGCCGCTCCGGCCCCGGTGGCCGACGCGGTCCGGGAGGACCGCCTGGTGTGGGTGGGCAGCCAGGAGGAGATGGCCCACTCCTATCCGCGGACCGCGATGGTGCTGCCCTATCCGCTGGCCCTGGCCGCCGCGCCGGTCACCGGCGTCCGCCGGTGGGGATCCCTGCTGCTGATGTGGCCGGCCACCCGTCCGCCGCACATGACCCGGCGCGAGCGCGGCCACATCGTGTCCCGCTGCCGGAACCTGGCCCGGCTGCTCGAGGAGGCCGCCGGACAGGGCGCGCCCTCGGGACGGACCGGCCGGCCCCGCATCCTCGGCGTCGACGCCGGCCGGTGGACCACGGGCCCGGCGATGGCGGTCGCCGACTTCGTCGAACGCCTGCCCGGCGGCAGCTGCGCACTGGACCTGGAGGGACGCTTCGTCTACGTCAGTTCCGGTGCCTGCGACCTGCTGGGCCGGGACGCCGGACAACTGCTGGGCACACTGCCGTGGCAGTCCCTGCGCTGGCTCGACGACCCCACCGTCGAGGACCGCTACCGCGCGGCGGTCATCGGCCGCGAGCCCGTCGCCTTCACCGCGTGCCGCCCGCCGGACCGGTATCTGGACTTCCACCTCTATCCGGACGCCAGCGGCATCAGCGTGCGCATCATCCCCGCCGGCGGCCGGCCCCCGCCCGCGCCGGCGCCCCACCTGCGCACCGGCGCCTCACCGGCCCGCGCGGGGCAGATCTACCAGCTCACCCACCTGGCCGCGGCCCTGACCGAGGTCGTCGGGGTCCAGGACGTCATCGACCTGGTCGCCGACCAGATCATGCCCGCCTTCGGGGCCCAGGGGCTGGTCCTGTCCAGCGCCGAGGGCGGCCGGCTGCGGATCACCGGTTACCGCGGTTACGCCCCCCACGCCATCGAGCGTCTCGACGGCCTGTCCCTCGAGACCGGTCTCACCCCGGCCGGGGAGGCGATCGTCAGCGGCAGCCCCCGCTTCTTCTCCGACCCGGAGGAGATGCGGCGCGCCTACCCCGAAGCCCAGCTGATCAGCGGCAAACAGGCCTGGGCCTTCCTGCCGCTGGTCGTCTCCGGCCGCCCCGTCGGCTGCTGCGTCCTCTCCTACGACGCCCCCCGCGCGTTCCACGCCGAGGAACGCGCCGTCCTGACCTCGCTCGCCGGACTCGTCGCCCAGGCCCTCGACCGCGCCCGTCTGTACGACACCAAGCACGAGCTGGCCCACAGCCTCCAGCAGGCGCTGCTCCCGCGCACCCTGCCGGCGGTCGCCGGCCTGCGGGTCGCCGCCCGCTACCTGCCCGCCACCCGCGGCATGGACATCGGCGGGGACTTCTACGACGTGATCCGGCTCGGCGACTCCGCGGCCGCCGCCGTCATCGGCGACGTCCAGGGACACAACGCGGCGGCCGCCGCACTGATGGGACAGGTCCGCACGGCCGTGCACGCGCACGCGACCTCCGGCACACCCCCGGAGCAGGTCCTGTCCGGGACGAACCGCCTCGTCACGGATCTGGGCCCGGACCTGTTCACCAGCTGTCTCTACGCCCACCTCGACTTCGCCCGCCGCCGTGCCGTCCTGGCCACCGCCGGCCACCCGCCGCCCCTCCTGCGCCGGCCCGACGGGGACACCCGTCCGGTCGCGGTCCGGCCGGGACCGCCGCTGGGCATCGATCCCGACGCGGACTTCCCCGTGACCGCGATCCCGCTCACCCCGGGCCTCACCTTCGCCTTCTACACCGACGGACTGGTCGAGACGCCGGGAGCGGACATCGACGACTCCATCGCCCGGCTCGCGCGCCGTCTCGCCCACGCCGACGACCGGGACCTCGACCTGCTCATGGACGAACTGCTGACGCAGGCGGGCACGGCCGGACAGCGCGCCGACGACATCGCGCTCCTCGTCCTCCACCTCGAGACCGCCCCGGGCCGGCGGGACTGA
- a CDS encoding acyl carrier protein yields the protein MATGETGFSDIVYDLISVQYHALKGGHDYGQYVRDAENANEEEIADFFRTVMEQDAERAARCHRFLVRLSGTEKAGPAVD from the coding sequence ATGGCGACAGGCGAGACGGGATTCAGCGACATCGTGTACGACCTCATCTCCGTCCAGTACCACGCGCTGAAGGGGGGACACGACTACGGCCAGTACGTGCGCGACGCGGAGAACGCGAACGAGGAGGAGATCGCCGACTTCTTCCGGACCGTCATGGAACAGGACGCGGAGCGCGCGGCCCGCTGTCACCGGTTCCTGGTCCGGCTGTCCGGCACCGAGAAGGCCGGCCCCGCGGTCGACTGA
- a CDS encoding SpoIIE family protein phosphatase, with amino-acid sequence MGDLNARGTSSRCFPGAPQSVAEARRFVRAALGDVAPDVVDTAQLLISELVTNAVLHARTGVEVAVHVEGGAVRVRVGDRRPDREIVPQKYSPYAGTGQGLALVGQLSSRHGAAVGEADKTVWFELRPGPAPRRRSGWETVVPPSGPGRTTVTLVDVPAALHRASQQRRQALLREVTLAVAAGHDLGVPVEDVAVAQDMNNVITSCVTAALRRQGTGAQTGALPLPVPPDAGPPLRTLREVLALAEEAAREERLLTLPSLPRHRAFQQWLLDEIAGQLAGGAPTAWTVMPRQPGAGPSVLVPWDADQVRAGRVPTIAADERNRIIAANGSAADMLGWHEDDLVGRPLTSLVPEHLRRRHLAGFFSLLLSGESRILDRSVPLPALHRDGRLIPVRLFIQTQETADGRTVFVAQLSPRASAPGPSARPAGTGRAAAAQEPGRPSSPAVPRAAGDGGRDRADASALGRLSLLVDAGTALGNAPTLDEGLRRVGVILTQRLADWCAVDLFTEDARVERVSLVQRSPHGRWPEEYGGRLPPVSDTARGPLARALRGAGPLLLSGPPSPDQVTSPLDAHYLGLFRVMGANSAVVAPLRARREVIGVLTVARSGQSRPFTEEDLPLVADLVHGLALGVDNARLHQQTRNIAERLQRSLLPALPEVGHLELAARYAASSTTAQVGGDWYDSFVVPNGDTALVIGDVTGHNLDAAIAMSQLRSMLRGIAVDRQEPPEAVLHRLDLANHSLYREATATCVYGLVKGPADGPWELVHSSAGHLPPLLVGADGRTRYLEDGAGLLLGVDPGTHRPHARDPLPPHSTVLLYTDGLIERRDEHLDRAMDRLRRHAAALAREPLNVFCDELLIGLGADSEDDIAVLAARPAPPARPPV; translated from the coding sequence ATGGGCGACCTCAATGCCCGGGGGACGTCGTCGCGCTGCTTCCCCGGGGCGCCGCAGAGCGTGGCCGAGGCCCGGCGCTTCGTACGGGCCGCTCTCGGTGATGTCGCACCGGACGTGGTGGACACCGCTCAGCTGCTGATCAGTGAGCTGGTGACCAACGCCGTGCTGCACGCCCGCACGGGGGTGGAGGTGGCGGTCCACGTCGAGGGGGGCGCGGTCCGCGTGCGGGTGGGCGATCGGCGGCCGGACCGCGAGATCGTGCCGCAGAAGTACTCGCCGTACGCCGGTACGGGGCAGGGCCTGGCCCTGGTGGGGCAGTTGTCGTCCCGGCACGGTGCCGCCGTGGGGGAAGCGGACAAGACGGTGTGGTTCGAGCTGCGGCCCGGGCCCGCGCCACGGCGGCGGAGCGGGTGGGAGACCGTCGTGCCCCCCTCCGGCCCCGGCAGGACGACCGTGACGCTGGTCGACGTGCCGGCGGCGCTCCACCGGGCGTCCCAGCAGCGCCGGCAGGCGCTGCTGCGCGAGGTCACCCTGGCCGTGGCCGCCGGACACGACCTCGGTGTGCCGGTGGAAGACGTCGCCGTCGCCCAGGACATGAACAACGTGATCACCTCCTGTGTGACGGCGGCACTGCGGCGGCAGGGCACCGGGGCGCAGACGGGGGCCCTGCCCCTGCCGGTGCCGCCGGACGCCGGACCGCCGCTGCGGACCCTGCGCGAGGTCCTCGCCCTGGCGGAGGAGGCCGCCCGCGAGGAACGCCTGCTGACCCTCCCCTCCCTCCCCCGTCATCGTGCCTTCCAGCAGTGGCTGCTCGACGAGATCGCCGGCCAGCTCGCCGGAGGGGCCCCCACGGCATGGACGGTGATGCCCCGGCAGCCGGGCGCCGGCCCTTCGGTGCTGGTGCCGTGGGACGCCGACCAGGTGCGGGCCGGCAGGGTCCCGACGATCGCCGCCGACGAGCGGAACCGGATCATCGCGGCGAACGGATCCGCCGCGGACATGCTCGGCTGGCACGAGGACGACCTCGTGGGGCGGCCGCTCACCTCCCTCGTCCCGGAGCACCTCCGCAGACGCCACCTGGCGGGGTTCTTCTCCCTGCTGCTCAGCGGGGAGTCCCGGATCCTGGACCGTTCGGTGCCGCTCCCCGCGCTGCACCGCGACGGGCGCCTGATCCCCGTCCGCCTGTTCATCCAGACGCAGGAGACGGCCGACGGCCGCACGGTGTTCGTCGCCCAGCTCTCCCCGAGGGCGTCCGCTCCCGGCCCCTCCGCACGCCCGGCCGGGACCGGCCGGGCCGCGGCCGCCCAGGAGCCCGGGCGTCCGTCTTCGCCGGCCGTCCCTCGGGCCGCCGGGGACGGGGGCCGCGACCGGGCGGACGCGTCGGCGCTCGGGCGGCTCTCCCTGCTGGTCGACGCCGGTACGGCGCTGGGCAACGCCCCGACCCTGGACGAGGGTCTGCGGCGTGTGGGCGTGATCCTCACCCAACGGCTGGCCGACTGGTGCGCGGTGGACCTGTTCACCGAGGACGCCCGGGTGGAGCGGGTCTCCCTCGTCCAGCGCTCCCCGCACGGCCGGTGGCCCGAGGAGTACGGGGGCCGGCTTCCGCCGGTGTCCGACACCGCCCGGGGGCCCCTGGCCCGCGCGCTGCGCGGCGCGGGTCCGCTGCTGCTCAGCGGGCCCCCGTCACCCGATCAGGTGACGAGCCCTCTGGACGCCCACTACCTGGGGCTGTTCCGGGTCATGGGGGCGAACAGCGCGGTCGTCGCCCCGCTGCGGGCGCGGCGGGAGGTCATCGGCGTCCTCACCGTGGCCCGCAGCGGTCAAAGCAGGCCGTTCACGGAGGAGGACCTGCCCCTGGTGGCCGACCTGGTGCACGGTCTCGCCCTGGGCGTGGACAACGCCCGGCTCCACCAGCAGACGCGCAACATCGCCGAACGCCTCCAGCGCTCGCTGCTGCCGGCGCTGCCGGAGGTCGGGCACCTCGAGCTGGCCGCCCGCTACGCGGCCTCCTCCACCACCGCCCAGGTCGGCGGTGACTGGTACGACAGCTTCGTCGTGCCCAACGGGGACACGGCGCTGGTCATCGGCGACGTCACCGGGCACAACCTCGACGCGGCCATCGCCATGAGCCAGCTGCGCAGCATGCTGCGCGGCATCGCCGTGGACCGCCAGGAGCCGCCCGAAGCGGTCCTGCACCGCCTGGACCTGGCGAACCACAGCCTCTACCGGGAGGCCACCGCGACCTGCGTCTACGGTCTGGTCAAAGGGCCGGCGGACGGCCCCTGGGAGCTGGTGCACTCCTCCGCCGGCCACCTGCCGCCGCTGCTCGTCGGCGCGGACGGCCGCACCCGCTACCTGGAGGACGGCGCGGGACTGCTGCTCGGCGTGGACCCCGGCACGCACCGCCCCCACGCCCGTGACCCGCTCCCGCCCCACTCGACCGTGCTGCTGTACACCGACGGCCTCATCGAACGCCGTGACGAGCACCTGGACCGCGCCATGGACCGGCTGCGCCGGCACGCCGCCGCTCTGGCCCGCGAGCCCCTGAACGTGTTCTGCGACGAGCTGCTCATCGGGCTGGGCGCCGACAGCGAGGACGACATCGCCGTCCTCGCCGCACGGCCCGCGCCGCCGGCCCGACCGCCGGTCTGA
- a CDS encoding endonuclease/exonuclease/phosphatase family protein, which produces MVAALAVVTAGLLAFHRAVPNSVGRAGSLLESFLPWLGLVVVGLLVPALLRRSAAALVALLLPVAAWTHLFGGLLLPEAEPGTRDLVVVQHNVSDDNPDPAGTARALAAARPDLIALQELVPRALPVYARTLAPHYPYHAVRGTVGLWSKHPLTGTRPLDIRPRGITADWNRGLRTAVSTPHGDFAAYVAHLPSVRVGASGLASSRRDESAGLLGAAVAAEDLRTVVLLGDLNGTVDDRGLAPVTSRMKGAERGFALSFPAAFPLARIDQVMARSATVGHIRALPATGSDHLPVAARITLG; this is translated from the coding sequence GTGGTCGCCGCACTCGCGGTGGTGACCGCCGGGCTGCTGGCCTTCCACCGGGCGGTGCCCAACTCCGTGGGCCGCGCGGGCAGTCTGCTGGAGTCGTTCCTGCCGTGGCTGGGGCTCGTGGTCGTGGGGCTGCTCGTCCCGGCGCTGCTGCGCCGTTCCGCGGCGGCGCTGGTGGCCCTGCTCCTGCCGGTCGCGGCCTGGACGCACCTCTTCGGCGGCCTGCTGCTGCCCGAGGCGGAGCCCGGCACGCGCGACCTGGTCGTGGTGCAGCACAACGTCAGCGACGACAATCCCGACCCGGCGGGCACCGCCCGCGCCCTGGCCGCCGCCCGGCCCGATCTCATCGCGCTGCAGGAGCTGGTGCCCCGGGCACTGCCGGTCTACGCAAGGACCCTCGCCCCCCACTACCCGTACCACGCGGTCCGGGGGACCGTCGGGCTCTGGTCGAAGCACCCGCTCACCGGCACCAGGCCGCTGGACATCAGGCCCCGCGGGATCACCGCGGACTGGAACCGCGGGCTGCGCACCGCGGTCAGCACACCGCACGGCGACTTCGCGGCGTACGTCGCGCACCTGCCCTCGGTCCGGGTCGGGGCGAGCGGTCTCGCGTCCTCCCGGCGCGACGAGAGCGCCGGCCTGCTGGGCGCGGCCGTCGCCGCCGAGGACCTCCGGACCGTCGTCCTGCTGGGCGACCTGAACGGCACCGTCGACGACCGCGGTCTGGCGCCCGTGACCTCGCGGATGAAGGGGGCGGAGCGGGGTTTCGCCCTCAGCTTCCCCGCCGCCTTCCCGCTGGCCCGGATCGACCAGGTCATGGCCCGCTCGGCGACCGTCGGCCACATCCGCGCCCTGCCCGCCACCGGCAGCGACCACCTGCCGGTGGCGGCGCGGATCACGCTCGGCTGA